Proteins from a single region of Sphingopyxis sp. BSN-002:
- the mreC gene encoding rod shape-determining protein MreC produces MVRPAHRRPGQSRKAQYSLFVAYVIAVTGAVAGLLLAVLSVVDPVGFAQLRIASHEVTAPVARATRSAIGSISGIDDAVSAYVGAGSQNRRLRKELAETRRQLVATSSLQEENRQLKALLKLQETDKTAIANGYLLTSTSTSSKRIALLSIGRNLGVASGQPVRGADGLIGRILGSGPSVSQVLLITDIDNIVPVRRARDGLPALAYGRGNGDLDIRTLNIANNPFKPGDILVTSGTGGLYPPNIPVAIVIRRQDDGALARPLADPAKVDAVSVLRPYTPENAEAQLAPAPDAIPEVPKAP; encoded by the coding sequence TCCCGAAAGGCCCAGTACAGCCTGTTCGTTGCCTATGTCATCGCGGTGACAGGGGCGGTGGCGGGCCTGTTGCTGGCCGTGCTTTCGGTCGTCGATCCCGTGGGCTTTGCCCAGCTCCGCATCGCCAGCCACGAGGTGACCGCGCCGGTGGCGCGCGCCACCCGTTCGGCGATCGGCTCGATCTCGGGCATCGATGACGCGGTGTCGGCCTATGTCGGCGCCGGATCGCAGAACCGCCGGCTGCGCAAGGAGCTGGCCGAAACGCGGCGCCAGCTCGTCGCGACCAGTTCGCTGCAGGAAGAAAACCGGCAACTCAAGGCGCTGCTGAAGCTGCAGGAAACCGACAAGACGGCGATCGCCAACGGCTATCTGCTGACGTCGACCTCGACGAGCAGCAAGCGCATCGCGCTGCTCAGCATCGGCAGGAACCTCGGCGTCGCATCGGGGCAGCCGGTCCGCGGTGCCGACGGGCTGATCGGGCGCATATTGGGTTCGGGCCCCTCGGTATCGCAGGTGCTCCTGATCACCGACATCGACAATATCGTCCCGGTCCGCCGTGCGCGTGATGGCCTGCCTGCCCTCGCCTATGGCCGCGGCAACGGCGACCTCGATATCCGCACGCTCAACATCGCGAACAATCCGTTCAAGCCCGGCGACATCCTAGTCACGTCGGGAACCGGCGGTCTCTATCCGCCGAATATTCCGGTCGCGATCGTCATTCGCCGGCAGGACGATGGCGCGCTCGCCCGCCCGCTCGCCGATCCGGCAAAGGTCGATGCGGTATCGGTGCTGCGTCCCTACACGCCCGAAAATGCCGAAGCGCAGCTCGCGCCGGCGCCCGACGCCATACCCGAGGTTCCGAAGGCACCATGA
- the mreD gene encoding rod shape-determining protein MreD, with amino-acid sequence MNQKGPRLGEPASLWRMRLVPIISVMLASALPLMLPLVASSPVVPPLGLLFFLCWQLLRTEMWPVWIGLPLGLWDDLFSGAPIGTAVFLWTAASIAIAYISQRIYWRGFFHDWAIGALLVAIIQALAALLTHPHAATGRVLGLVAPQIVVSVLLVPLFLRLTGKFDNFRLKRR; translated from the coding sequence ATGAACCAGAAAGGGCCGCGCCTCGGCGAACCGGCATCGCTCTGGCGGATGCGCCTCGTGCCGATCATCAGCGTCATGCTCGCCTCGGCGCTGCCGCTGATGTTGCCACTCGTCGCAAGCTCGCCGGTCGTGCCGCCGCTCGGCCTGCTCTTCTTTCTCTGCTGGCAGTTGCTGCGTACCGAAATGTGGCCGGTGTGGATCGGCCTGCCGCTCGGCCTGTGGGACGATCTGTTTAGCGGCGCGCCGATCGGGACCGCGGTTTTCCTGTGGACCGCCGCCAGCATCGCGATCGCCTATATCTCGCAGCGCATCTACTGGCGGGGTTTTTTCCACGACTGGGCGATTGGCGCTTTACTTGTCGCGATCATTCAGGCTCTCGCCGCGCTGCTCACGCATCCGCACGCCGCGACGGGACGCGTTCTGGGGCTCGTCGCGCCGCAGATCGTCGTCTCCGTCCTCCTTGTCCCGCTCTTCCTTCGTCTGACGGGGAAGTTTGACAATTTCCGCCTGAAACGCCGATAA
- a CDS encoding class II aldolase/adducin family protein: protein MTEEEARRQLVDGMRALDARGLNRGTSGNLSVRFAAGMFVTPSGVTPDSLTPDLMVFVDGDGTTSAGSARPSSEWQMHMGVYRGRPDVNAIVHCHARHSTILACAHLEIPPLHYMVAVSGGASVPVAPYATFGSEELAQGVVRTLDGRLACLMANHGLIALGPRLSVAMAIAEEIEEQAAVYCGTLAIGGPKLLDSAEMERIIGAFRQYGQRDA, encoded by the coding sequence ATGACCGAAGAGGAAGCGCGGCGGCAGTTGGTGGACGGCATGCGGGCGCTTGATGCGCGCGGCCTCAATCGCGGGACATCGGGCAATCTCTCGGTCCGTTTCGCGGCCGGCATGTTCGTCACGCCTTCGGGCGTAACGCCCGACAGTCTGACCCCCGACCTCATGGTCTTTGTCGACGGCGACGGGACCACATCGGCCGGCTCCGCCCGTCCGTCGAGCGAATGGCAGATGCACATGGGCGTATACAGGGGCCGGCCCGACGTGAATGCGATCGTCCATTGTCACGCCCGCCATTCGACCATCCTCGCGTGCGCGCACCTCGAAATCCCGCCGCTTCATTATATGGTTGCGGTCAGCGGCGGAGCCAGCGTTCCGGTCGCGCCCTACGCGACATTCGGCAGCGAGGAACTTGCTCAGGGCGTTGTGCGGACGCTCGACGGTCGTCTCGCCTGCCTGATGGCGAACCACGGTCTGATCGCGCTGGGTCCCAGACTTTCGGTCGCCATGGCGATCGCCGAGGAAATCGAGGAGCAGGCGGCAGTCTATTGCGGAACCCTGGCAATAGGGGGTCCCAAGCTGCTTGATAGCGCCGAGATGGAGCGGATCATCGGCGCCTTCAGGCAATATGGCCAACGCGACGCATAG
- the rodA gene encoding rod shape-determining protein RodA — protein sequence MIPVPPAIQRFPWKLMALLGAICGFGLLVLYSAAGGSWSPWAWQQGVRFLVFLGVALVIGRFPLRIFEDFAYLGYIAVLVLLMAVELLGFVGGGSQRWLNLGFMNLQPSELMKVAIVLALARFYTQLPPGNTRTFTALWPALVAIGFPAALVMLQPDLGTALAICIGGVVVMFVAGLPFWWFGSAAAAGAAALPVLFSMLHDYQQKRVLIFLDPESDPLGAGYHISQSKIAIGSGGIGGKGFLNGSQSHLDYLPEGHTDFIFATMAEEWGLIGGLGLLLAFFLLLRWGTRVAIRARTRFGQLTAAGLTMTIFFYIAINLSMVMGMAPVVGIPLPLFSYGGSSMLTIMTCVGIILAIENDSKTGTRRFH from the coding sequence ATGATCCCGGTTCCACCCGCCATCCAGCGCTTCCCGTGGAAGCTCATGGCGCTGCTCGGCGCGATCTGCGGCTTCGGCCTGCTCGTCCTCTATTCGGCGGCGGGCGGCAGCTGGTCGCCGTGGGCGTGGCAGCAAGGCGTGCGCTTCCTCGTCTTCCTCGGCGTCGCGCTCGTCATCGGGCGCTTCCCGCTCCGGATCTTCGAGGACTTCGCCTATCTCGGCTATATCGCGGTGCTCGTCCTGCTCATGGCGGTCGAACTTCTCGGCTTCGTCGGCGGTGGGAGTCAGCGATGGCTCAACCTCGGCTTCATGAACCTCCAGCCGTCCGAGCTCATGAAGGTCGCTATCGTGCTCGCGCTCGCGCGCTTCTACACCCAGCTTCCGCCCGGCAACACGCGCACCTTTACCGCGCTCTGGCCGGCTTTGGTCGCGATCGGTTTTCCCGCTGCGCTCGTGATGCTCCAGCCCGACCTCGGCACCGCGCTCGCGATCTGCATCGGCGGCGTGGTCGTGATGTTCGTCGCCGGTCTCCCCTTCTGGTGGTTTGGCAGCGCCGCCGCGGCGGGCGCCGCGGCACTCCCCGTGCTCTTCTCGATGCTCCACGATTACCAGCAGAAGCGCGTGCTGATCTTCCTCGATCCCGAAAGCGACCCTCTCGGCGCCGGCTATCATATCAGCCAGTCGAAGATCGCGATCGGATCGGGCGGCATCGGCGGCAAGGGCTTCCTCAACGGATCGCAAAGCCACCTCGATTATCTCCCCGAAGGCCACACCGACTTCATCTTCGCGACGATGGCCGAGGAATGGGGCCTGATCGGCGGGCTCGGCTTGCTGCTTGCCTTCTTCCTGCTGCTGCGCTGGGGCACGCGCGTCGCGATCCGGGCGCGGACGCGCTTTGGCCAGCTCACCGCGGCGGGCCTGACGATGACGATCTTCTTCTATATCGCGATCAACCTGTCGATGGTGATGGGGATGGCCCCCGTCGTGGGCATCCCGTTGCCGCTCTTCTCCTACGGCGGGTCGTCGATGCTGACGATCATGACCTGCGTCGGCATCATTTTGGCGATCGAGAACGACAGCAAAACGGGCACGCGCCGCTTTCATTGA
- a CDS encoding sugar kinase, translated as MDQPLDLLAIGLTTIDITVHPVASLPEGGNGELVEKIVLSPAGTAGGTALVAQKLGLRAGVASAVGDDPQGQIVRSMFDAAGVDTSLLSIDPDRPTSTTVLPIRPDGERPNWHMLGASIFAPVTDAVFAALARTAAVHWGGVGFPGAAGKGADLLREARARGVFTSCDLIAPSDAAQADLDLLLPHVDLFMPSLAEVRALAATGDPVEGARRFMARGAGGCLIKMGSEGALLVLPDRQIHVPAHRIEPVDTTSCGDSLCAGYIAGRARGLDPAEALRIGVATAAQVALAVGTLGKLESYDRTLEFMRDAPGRGEAG; from the coding sequence GTGGATCAGCCGCTCGACCTGCTCGCGATCGGCCTCACGACGATCGACATCACCGTCCATCCGGTAGCGTCACTGCCGGAAGGGGGGAACGGCGAGCTGGTCGAGAAGATCGTCCTCTCTCCTGCCGGAACCGCCGGCGGAACCGCGCTCGTGGCGCAGAAGCTCGGCCTGCGAGCGGGGGTCGCCTCGGCGGTCGGCGACGATCCGCAGGGACAGATCGTCCGGTCGATGTTCGATGCGGCCGGTGTGGATACAAGCCTGCTTTCGATCGATCCGGACAGGCCAACGTCGACCACGGTCCTGCCGATCCGTCCGGACGGCGAGCGTCCGAACTGGCACATGCTGGGCGCGAGCATCTTTGCTCCCGTTACCGATGCGGTCTTTGCCGCACTGGCCCGCACCGCCGCCGTCCACTGGGGCGGTGTGGGCTTTCCGGGTGCAGCCGGGAAGGGCGCCGACCTGCTGCGCGAGGCGCGCGCGCGCGGCGTTTTCACATCGTGCGACCTGATCGCGCCGTCGGATGCAGCGCAGGCCGATCTCGATCTCCTTTTGCCGCATGTCGACCTGTTCATGCCGAGCCTTGCGGAAGTGCGCGCTCTGGCTGCAACCGGCGACCCCGTCGAAGGCGCGCGGCGCTTCATGGCACGGGGAGCGGGCGGTTGCCTGATCAAGATGGGCAGCGAGGGGGCGCTGCTCGTCCTGCCCGACCGGCAGATCCATGTGCCCGCGCACAGGATCGAACCCGTCGATACGACCAGTTGCGGCGACAGCCTGTGTGCGGGCTATATCGCCGGGCGCGCACGCGGCCTCGATCCCGCCGAAGCGCTGCGCATCGGCGTCGCGACCGCCGCACAGGTCGCGCTCGCCGTGGGAACGCTGGGCAAGCTGGAAAGCTATGACCGGACGCTGGAATTCATGCGTGATGCGCCGGGGAGGGGAGAAGCGGGATGA
- the mrdA gene encoding penicillin-binding protein 2 produces the protein MFGKKAPPITEAWRGFTFTRRALVVGGAQAAVGVALAARMAYISVIDNERYVLESESNRVNLTLVPPRRGWIVDRHGKALANNRVSLRVDIIPDRLHNKDNVLAQLRTLLRLDNDAMERIERDLKAASGFQPVAVAEDMTEQEYSSILVHLPELPGIAPQRGFARNYPTGAAVGHLIGYVGAPTAEEYEKVKDPLYITPGYKTGKDGLEKYFQEMLRGKPGAKRVEVTARGKVVRELSTQPDTQGKTVHLTIDADLQDYVARRMGPESGAAVVIDTLTGDILAFVSMPSFDPNSFSDGISNSEYSWLRADDHQPLINKATRGLYPPGSTLKPMAAIAAIEHGIDPSERHTCIGGYRLGSRFFRCLGTHGSLDMPHAIMKSCNSYFYWVAHRLGYDAIAPTAKMMGLGEEFQLAGSNQRFGTIPDSAWKMKKYDQPWSASDSLNAVIGQGYVSVNPLQLAVMASRIASGRSLYPRLVNRHFKNDPLPFSAEAFATARLGMDLVVNGPGGTAGRSKLPLDGIAMAGKTGTAQVRGLNTGNGKGGTWRFRDHGLFIGFAPVDNPRYAISVIIEHGMGGSRAAAPVAKDVFTFIYDREKGMEALEAFEAGWGGTIKDRMDRSYAAWKAGIAAPDPGLAQ, from the coding sequence ATGTTCGGTAAGAAAGCCCCCCCCATTACCGAAGCCTGGCGCGGCTTCACCTTTACGCGGCGCGCACTCGTCGTCGGCGGCGCGCAGGCGGCGGTGGGCGTCGCGCTCGCGGCGCGCATGGCCTATATCTCGGTCATCGACAATGAACGCTATGTCCTTGAATCGGAAAGCAACCGCGTCAACCTGACGCTCGTTCCCCCGCGCCGCGGCTGGATCGTCGACCGGCATGGCAAGGCGCTCGCGAACAACCGCGTATCGTTGCGCGTCGACATCATCCCCGACCGCCTGCACAACAAGGACAATGTCCTCGCACAGTTGCGTACCCTGCTCCGCCTCGACAATGACGCGATGGAACGCATCGAGCGCGACCTGAAGGCCGCATCGGGTTTCCAGCCGGTCGCCGTCGCCGAGGATATGACCGAGCAGGAATATAGCTCGATCCTCGTCCACCTGCCCGAACTGCCCGGTATCGCGCCGCAGCGCGGCTTTGCGCGCAACTATCCGACCGGCGCGGCCGTCGGCCATCTGATCGGCTATGTCGGCGCGCCGACCGCCGAGGAATATGAGAAGGTCAAGGACCCGCTCTACATCACCCCCGGCTACAAGACCGGCAAGGACGGGCTCGAGAAATATTTCCAGGAAATGCTGCGCGGCAAACCCGGCGCCAAGCGCGTCGAGGTCACCGCGCGCGGCAAGGTGGTACGCGAACTTTCGACCCAGCCCGATACACAGGGCAAGACCGTCCACCTGACGATCGACGCCGACCTGCAGGACTATGTCGCGCGGCGCATGGGCCCCGAGTCCGGCGCCGCGGTCGTGATCGACACGCTGACGGGCGACATCCTCGCCTTCGTGTCGATGCCGAGCTTCGATCCGAACAGCTTTTCGGACGGCATCAGCAATTCGGAATATAGCTGGCTGCGCGCCGACGATCACCAGCCGCTGATCAACAAGGCGACGCGCGGCCTCTATCCGCCGGGATCGACATTGAAGCCGATGGCGGCGATCGCAGCGATCGAGCATGGCATCGACCCCAGCGAGCGGCACACCTGCATCGGCGGCTACCGCCTCGGCAGCCGCTTCTTCCGCTGCCTCGGCACCCACGGCAGTCTCGACATGCCGCACGCGATCATGAAGAGCTGCAACAGCTATTTCTACTGGGTCGCGCACCGGCTGGGTTACGACGCGATCGCGCCGACCGCGAAGATGATGGGCCTCGGCGAGGAATTCCAGCTGGCGGGCAGCAATCAGCGGTTCGGCACCATTCCCGACAGCGCTTGGAAGATGAAGAAATATGACCAGCCATGGTCAGCCTCGGATTCGCTGAACGCAGTCATCGGTCAGGGCTATGTCAGCGTGAACCCGCTCCAGCTCGCGGTCATGGCATCGCGTATCGCGTCGGGCCGCAGCCTCTATCCGCGGCTCGTCAACCGGCATTTCAAGAACGATCCCCTGCCCTTCTCTGCCGAGGCCTTCGCCACCGCCCGCCTGGGTATGGACCTGGTCGTCAATGGTCCCGGCGGTACGGCCGGACGCAGCAAATTGCCGCTCGACGGGATCGCGATGGCGGGCAAGACCGGCACCGCGCAGGTGCGCGGCCTCAACACCGGTAACGGCAAGGGCGGGACCTGGCGCTTCCGCGACCACGGCCTCTTCATCGGCTTCGCCCCGGTCGACAATCCCCGCTACGCCATATCGGTCATCATCGAGCATGGCATGGGCGGCAGCCGCGCCGCAGCGCCGGTCGCCAAGGACGTCTTCACCTTCATCTACGACCGCGAAAAGGGCATGGAGGCGCTCGAAGCCTTCGAGGCGGGCTGGGGCGGCACGATCAAGGACCGCATGGACCGCAGCTATGCCGCGTGGAAAGCCGGCATCGCGGCACCCGATCCGGGGCTGGCGCAATGA
- a CDS encoding TonB-dependent receptor, whose translation MKRAFAMLSVSLLALVPATAFAQDGDGATSADDGIGEIVVTAQRREQNIQDVPISITAISGEALTEVGIRDPRDLAILVPGLSSQAGTSATTTSLFLRGVGIGDFNSNTTGAVGVYVDDVFLGANAGKLFNVFDSDGIEVLKGPQGTLYGRNTTAGAIRFSSRKPTDEFSANAAISYGRYNEVQVEGGVGGPIAGDVLKARVAGTYLRRDGWLLNRVTGNKLNDLDMWAGRAIVDFTPNSDILIRAIVHGGQNRGGARQFQHRGQGVDFAGNPNFADGVPLDGLGYADTDGDLNAGDYDIEGQERVNVFGGSLTASIDMGGVSLTSISAYEQVRRSTIEDTDASPNNVLTATYIDRPQQFSQEIRLQSKGENSVNWIVGGYYFHDKLVTESAFDILRVFRDPDDLLGTLDPVNSIGNFAYPYTQKTESWAAFAQADVKLTDRLTLTGGLRYSSDSIDFDFHSFFDDVITVPVLDFTGSKTFKDLSWRAALSFQATDNLLFYASSSKGYNSGGFAGGSSSDPAQLQPFRSEKLYAYEAGFKSDLLDRKLRFNAAAFYYDYRDLQVFVFDTSGVLPVQRKLNAGNAELYGLEVELQARPSRYFDAFVNASLLHARYKDFTALAADDYSGNRLVNAPDVAISAGFSLTQPLPGDSSLRLRVDGSLQSEVFLTPDNVQANRVKPYGTANARLSWLSPDENFEVALWAKNFTGTRYITYISPVVTMDQINYNDPATYGIQAVVKF comes from the coding sequence ATGAAACGCGCATTTGCAATGCTTTCGGTCTCGCTGCTGGCGCTCGTGCCGGCCACGGCCTTCGCGCAGGATGGCGATGGCGCCACCTCCGCCGACGACGGCATCGGCGAAATCGTCGTCACCGCGCAGCGTCGTGAACAGAATATCCAGGACGTTCCGATCAGCATCACCGCGATCAGTGGCGAAGCGCTGACCGAGGTCGGAATCCGCGACCCTCGCGATCTGGCGATCCTCGTCCCGGGCCTGTCGTCGCAGGCGGGTACATCGGCGACGACGACCTCGCTGTTCCTGCGCGGCGTTGGCATCGGCGACTTCAACTCGAATACCACCGGTGCGGTCGGCGTCTATGTCGACGACGTGTTTCTCGGCGCGAACGCGGGCAAATTGTTCAACGTCTTCGACAGCGACGGTATCGAAGTGCTGAAGGGACCGCAGGGGACGCTTTACGGACGCAACACCACGGCCGGTGCGATCCGCTTTTCCTCGCGTAAGCCGACGGACGAATTCAGCGCGAATGCGGCGATTTCATACGGCCGCTATAACGAGGTACAGGTCGAAGGCGGGGTTGGGGGTCCGATCGCCGGTGACGTGTTGAAGGCGCGCGTCGCGGGCACCTATCTGCGCCGCGACGGCTGGCTGCTTAACCGCGTTACCGGGAACAAGCTTAACGACCTCGACATGTGGGCGGGCCGTGCGATCGTCGATTTTACGCCGAATTCCGATATCCTGATCCGCGCGATCGTTCATGGCGGCCAGAACCGCGGCGGCGCACGCCAGTTCCAGCATCGCGGGCAGGGCGTCGACTTTGCCGGCAATCCGAATTTTGCCGATGGCGTGCCGCTCGACGGCCTTGGCTATGCCGACACCGACGGCGATCTCAACGCCGGCGACTATGACATCGAGGGGCAGGAGCGTGTCAATGTGTTCGGCGGCTCGCTGACTGCCAGCATCGACATGGGCGGCGTCTCGCTGACCTCGATCAGCGCTTATGAACAGGTCCGTCGGAGCACCATCGAGGATACCGACGCCAGCCCGAACAATGTGCTGACCGCGACCTATATCGACCGGCCGCAACAGTTCAGCCAGGAAATCCGCCTCCAGTCGAAGGGCGAGAATAGCGTCAACTGGATCGTCGGCGGCTATTATTTCCATGACAAGCTGGTCACCGAAAGCGCGTTCGACATCCTGCGTGTCTTCCGCGATCCCGACGATCTGCTGGGGACGCTCGACCCCGTCAATTCGATCGGCAATTTCGCCTATCCCTACACGCAGAAAACCGAGAGCTGGGCGGCCTTCGCGCAGGCCGATGTCAAGCTGACCGACCGGCTGACGCTGACCGGGGGGCTCCGCTATTCGAGCGACAGCATCGATTTCGATTTCCACAGCTTCTTCGACGACGTGATCACCGTCCCGGTGCTCGACTTTACCGGGTCGAAAACCTTCAAGGACCTGTCGTGGCGCGCCGCGCTGTCGTTCCAGGCGACCGACAATCTGCTGTTCTATGCCTCGTCGTCGAAGGGGTATAACAGCGGCGGTTTCGCGGGCGGTTCGTCGAGCGATCCCGCGCAGCTTCAGCCCTTCCGTTCCGAAAAACTCTATGCCTATGAGGCGGGGTTCAAGAGCGACCTGCTCGATAGAAAGCTGCGCTTCAACGCCGCCGCCTTCTATTACGACTATCGCGACCTGCAGGTTTTCGTGTTCGATACATCCGGCGTGCTACCGGTGCAGCGCAAGCTCAACGCGGGCAATGCCGAACTTTATGGCCTCGAAGTCGAGTTGCAGGCGCGGCCCTCGCGCTATTTCGATGCCTTCGTCAACGCCAGCCTGCTCCACGCGCGCTACAAGGATTTCACGGCGCTCGCCGCCGACGATTATTCGGGTAACCGGCTCGTCAACGCGCCCGATGTCGCAATCTCGGCGGGCTTCTCGCTGACCCAGCCGTTACCGGGCGACAGCTCGCTGCGGCTGCGCGTCGACGGCAGCCTCCAGTCGGAGGTCTTCCTGACCCCCGACAATGTCCAGGCCAATCGCGTGAAGCCCTATGGCACCGCCAACGCGCGCCTGTCGTGGCTGTCGCCCGACGAGAATTTCGAGGTGGCCCTGTGGGCGAAGAACTTCACCGGCACGCGCTACATCACCTATATCTCGCCCGTCGTGACGATGGACCAGATCAATTACAACGACCCCGCGACCTATGGCATCCAGGCCGTCGTGAAATTCTAG
- a CDS encoding aminotransferase class III-fold pyridoxal phosphate-dependent enzyme, which yields MNRTQDAALRARALRVIPNGMYGHESVRMLPDSFPQFFSRAEGAYIWDADGNRYLDYMCAYGPSLLGYRDARVEAAAQAQAALGDTLTGPSPLMVELAETLVSMVDHADWAMFCKNGTDATTMAMSSARAQTGKRVVLVAQGAYHGAAPWCTPIPAGTVAEDRAHVRTYAYNDVASLEAAVAAAGDDLAAIFASPFRHDAFIDQEAPDPAYARRARELCDREGAMLIVDEVRAGFRLARGSSWSELGVRPDLSAWGKCFANGHPISALLGSDSCRDGAGAIYATGSFWLSAVPMAAAIETLRIIRETDYLEHGVRLGERLRSGLGAAATKNGFTLRQTGPVQMPQIMFADDPDFRVGYGWAEEMLARGIYMHPWHNMFLCAAMSEADIDRTIAVADEAFAAVAQRRATLEPHPILVMLAAAQAEHA from the coding sequence ATGAACAGGACGCAGGACGCGGCGCTGCGCGCACGCGCGCTCAGAGTCATTCCGAACGGCATGTACGGCCATGAATCGGTGCGGATGCTGCCGGACAGTTTTCCGCAATTCTTCAGCCGCGCAGAGGGCGCCTATATCTGGGATGCCGACGGCAACCGGTACCTCGACTATATGTGCGCCTATGGCCCCAGCCTGCTCGGCTATCGCGACGCGCGCGTCGAGGCGGCGGCGCAGGCGCAGGCGGCACTGGGAGACACGCTGACCGGACCGTCGCCGTTGATGGTGGAACTCGCCGAAACGCTGGTGTCGATGGTCGATCATGCCGATTGGGCGATGTTCTGCAAGAATGGCACCGACGCGACGACGATGGCGATGAGCAGTGCCCGTGCCCAGACGGGCAAGCGCGTCGTGCTGGTGGCGCAGGGGGCCTATCACGGCGCCGCGCCATGGTGCACGCCGATCCCTGCGGGCACCGTGGCCGAGGACCGCGCGCACGTGCGCACCTATGCGTACAACGATGTCGCCAGTCTCGAAGCGGCGGTCGCGGCCGCCGGAGACGATCTCGCCGCGATCTTTGCATCGCCGTTCCGTCACGATGCCTTTATCGACCAGGAAGCGCCCGATCCGGCCTATGCCCGCCGCGCGCGCGAACTATGCGACCGGGAAGGCGCAATGCTGATCGTCGACGAAGTGCGGGCGGGTTTCCGCCTCGCACGCGGCAGCAGCTGGAGCGAACTGGGTGTCCGTCCCGACCTCAGCGCATGGGGCAAATGCTTCGCCAACGGTCATCCGATTTCGGCGCTGCTCGGATCGGACAGCTGCCGTGACGGGGCGGGCGCGATCTATGCGACCGGTTCTTTCTGGCTGTCGGCGGTGCCGATGGCCGCCGCGATCGAGACGCTGCGCATCATCCGCGAGACCGACTATCTCGAACATGGCGTCCGGCTCGGCGAGCGGCTGCGTTCGGGGCTCGGCGCGGCGGCGACGAAAAACGGCTTCACGCTGCGCCAGACCGGGCCGGTGCAGATGCCGCAGATCATGTTCGCCGACGATCCGGACTTCCGCGTCGGTTACGGCTGGGCCGAGGAGATGCTGGCGCGGGGTATCTACATGCATCCCTGGCATAACATGTTCCTGTGCGCCGCGATGTCCGAGGCCGATATCGATCGAACCATCGCCGTCGCTGACGAGGCGTTCGCCGCGGTTGCGCAGCGTCGCGCGACGCTGGAGCCGCATCCGATCCTCGTGATGCTCGCGGCCGCGCAGGCGGAGCACGCCTGA
- a CDS encoding TetR/AcrR family transcriptional regulator, whose protein sequence is MTKNETVRPEIRRPAQKRSRARFEAILDGAERLLDTLPPASISIPAIATEVGISPPSIYHFFPEPQLVFSALAERYLKRFEERVLTDVPENIESWQDLQTLQYRAAQKWFNEHPAARQVLLEGPAWSSDIRLQDLDSNFVTAGRSIELMTQMFVMPEIPDLHDRLVEVIVINDAIWSLSIHRHGHITDEMEEQARRARIAYSRTFLPEYLPLRAKEQPA, encoded by the coding sequence ATGACGAAGAATGAAACGGTCCGGCCGGAAATACGGCGTCCAGCGCAGAAGCGGAGCCGGGCCCGGTTCGAGGCAATTCTCGACGGCGCCGAGCGCCTGCTCGACACGCTGCCTCCCGCCTCGATCAGCATTCCAGCGATCGCGACCGAGGTCGGCATCTCGCCGCCGTCGATCTATCACTTCTTCCCCGAGCCGCAGCTTGTGTTCAGCGCGCTTGCCGAACGTTATCTCAAGCGTTTCGAGGAGCGCGTACTGACCGACGTTCCCGAAAACATCGAAAGCTGGCAGGATCTGCAGACGCTCCAGTATCGTGCCGCGCAAAAATGGTTCAACGAGCATCCTGCCGCACGGCAGGTCCTGCTCGAAGGCCCCGCTTGGTCGTCCGACATTCGCCTGCAGGATCTCGACAGCAATTTCGTCACGGCCGGGCGGAGCATCGAACTGATGACGCAGATGTTCGTGATGCCCGAGATCCCCGACCTTCACGACCGGCTGGTCGAGGTCATCGTCATCAACGACGCGATCTGGTCGCTGTCGATCCATCGCCACGGTCATATCACCGACGAGATGGAGGAGCAGGCGCGCCGCGCGCGCATTGCCTATTCGCGGACCTTCCTCCCCGAATATCTGCCGCTTCGTGCAAAGGAGCAGCCCGCGTGA